A window from Neobacillus sp. PS3-40 encodes these proteins:
- a CDS encoding DNA translocase FtsK, with amino-acid sequence MSWIQDFFQRLRKDEEEQLDNFGVDRNNSESEIIHRKMDSTKDIEARITYQYPKGRFRFPLIPDEGMPLKRPVARVHEQRKQTEEKKGRVQVSAPSKIEKPLLKNELIQKKRSSGPFRPTEIPSPIFGFSRPVVEDTEIVEHELSHFFESTPFEDQDDLISKDEPSYILENNMEPPVICEQETISQEITEHNKIVDLILEENLITITEDPQSETETFAVNDQVVEIVPLRDECTSEELTETLMSEEAVQADAEPEKTKRSHLPFNVMMLKQDKQKWEQRRHREIKENPQSNIPIAERTEREEIPKFPITEAVEPVQQPLSMEIIEPVEPAQQSQTKEVIEVVEPVQQPLSMDIIELVEPLQQSLSAEGIEMPELDYLIKPDEVIQDYIGFEPYVFPTFNLLKEPVTEEMDSEWVMVQEEILNQTLQNFNVGASVVNVTQGPSVTRFEVQPEPGVKVNKVTNLTDDIKLSLAARDIRIEAPIPGKHTIGIEVPNVKSRPVLISEIIQSNIFREAASPLTAVLGLDISGKPIVTDLKKMPHGLIAGATGSGKSVCINTMIISLLYKASPEDLKLLLIDPKMVELAPYNHIPHLVSPVITDVKAATAALKWAVDEMERRYQLFAHTGVRDISRFNELAMQHKQYSDKLPFIVIVIDELADLMMMSPADVEEAICRIAQKARACGIHLIVATQRPSVDVITGLIKANIPTRIAFSVSSQVDSRTIIDISGAEKLLGRGDMLFLENGSSKPVRLQGTFVSDEEIDLVVAHIREQREPDYFFEQEELLKKAQVIEEEDELFYEVCEFFIDQGGASTSSLQRRFKIGYNRAARLMDLMEKQGYISGANGSKPREVLITETDLEAMQASSTN; translated from the coding sequence TTGAGCTGGATCCAAGACTTTTTTCAAAGGTTAAGAAAAGATGAAGAAGAACAATTGGATAATTTTGGTGTTGATAGAAACAATAGTGAGAGCGAAATTATTCATAGGAAAATGGACTCTACTAAAGATATAGAAGCTAGAATTACCTATCAATATCCAAAAGGTCGGTTCCGTTTCCCTCTTATTCCTGATGAAGGAATGCCATTAAAAAGGCCAGTAGCACGTGTTCACGAACAAAGAAAACAGACTGAGGAAAAAAAGGGAAGAGTGCAAGTTAGTGCTCCTTCAAAGATAGAAAAACCACTTCTAAAAAATGAACTTATCCAAAAAAAACGAAGCAGTGGACCATTTCGACCAACAGAAATACCTTCACCTATTTTTGGATTTAGCCGTCCTGTAGTTGAAGATACAGAGATTGTGGAACATGAACTAAGTCATTTTTTTGAAAGTACGCCTTTTGAAGATCAAGATGATTTAATTTCGAAGGATGAACCATCATATATACTTGAAAATAATATGGAGCCTCCTGTTATTTGTGAGCAAGAAACTATTTCACAGGAAATTACGGAGCATAATAAGATAGTAGACCTTATTTTAGAAGAAAATTTAATCACAATTACTGAAGATCCTCAAAGTGAGACAGAAACCTTCGCAGTAAATGATCAGGTGGTAGAAATAGTACCATTACGAGATGAATGCACTAGTGAAGAGTTAACTGAAACATTGATGTCTGAGGAAGCAGTCCAAGCTGATGCTGAACCAGAAAAAACAAAAAGATCCCATCTTCCTTTTAATGTAATGATGCTAAAGCAAGATAAACAAAAATGGGAACAAAGACGACATAGGGAGATAAAGGAAAATCCACAGTCCAACATTCCGATAGCGGAACGTACCGAAAGAGAAGAAATTCCAAAATTCCCAATAACGGAAGCTGTGGAGCCTGTACAACAACCTCTATCAATGGAAATCATTGAACCTGTGGAACCTGCACAGCAATCACAAACAAAAGAAGTGATAGAAGTAGTGGAGCCTGTGCAACAACCTCTATCAATGGATATCATTGAACTTGTGGAGCCTTTGCAGCAATCACTATCAGCGGAGGGCATTGAAATGCCTGAACTAGATTATCTGATAAAACCTGATGAAGTGATTCAAGACTATATTGGGTTTGAGCCTTATGTATTTCCTACTTTCAATTTACTTAAAGAGCCTGTTACAGAAGAGATGGATTCTGAATGGGTAATGGTGCAAGAGGAGATTTTAAATCAAACCCTTCAAAACTTTAATGTAGGGGCTAGTGTTGTTAATGTTACTCAAGGTCCTTCTGTTACTCGATTTGAAGTACAGCCCGAACCTGGTGTAAAAGTAAACAAGGTGACAAACTTAACGGATGACATCAAACTAAGTCTTGCTGCAAGGGATATTCGAATCGAAGCACCGATCCCTGGAAAGCATACGATTGGCATAGAGGTGCCAAATGTAAAATCAAGACCTGTTTTAATAAGTGAAATCATTCAAAGTAACATTTTTCGTGAAGCTGCATCCCCGTTGACAGCCGTTTTAGGACTTGATATCTCTGGCAAGCCGATTGTCACTGATTTAAAGAAAATGCCGCATGGGTTAATTGCCGGTGCGACAGGATCAGGTAAAAGTGTATGCATTAATACAATGATTATCAGCTTATTATATAAAGCAAGCCCTGAAGATTTGAAGCTTTTATTAATTGATCCAAAAATGGTTGAACTTGCGCCATATAATCATATCCCACATCTGGTTAGTCCTGTTATCACGGATGTGAAAGCTGCAACGGCTGCATTAAAATGGGCAGTAGATGAAATGGAGAGACGCTACCAGCTTTTTGCTCATACAGGTGTGCGAGATATTAGCCGCTTCAATGAATTGGCAATGCAACATAAACAATATTCTGATAAACTTCCATTCATTGTAATCGTGATCGATGAATTAGCAGACTTAATGATGATGTCACCAGCGGATGTAGAAGAAGCTATTTGTCGAATTGCTCAAAAAGCCCGGGCATGCGGAATTCACCTTATCGTTGCCACGCAGAGACCATCGGTAGATGTCATTACGGGGTTAATAAAAGCAAATATACCGACAAGGATCGCTTTCTCAGTTTCCTCGCAAGTTGATTCTAGAACAATAATAGATATTAGTGGGGCAGAAAAATTACTGGGCCGAGGGGATATGTTATTTTTAGAGAATGGCTCTTCCAAGCCTGTTCGCTTGCAAGGGACCTTTGTGTCAGATGAAGAGATAGACCTTGTTGTTGCACATATTCGAGAACAAAGGGAACCTGATTATTTTTTTGAACAAGAAGAATTGTTAAAAAAGGCTCAAGTCATAGAGGAAGAAGATGAGCTTTTCTATGAGGTATGTGAATTTTTTATAGACCAGGGCGGTGCCTCTACCTCAAGCTTACAGCGTAGGTTTAAGATAGGCTATAACAGGGCAGCAAGGTTAATGGATCTGATGGAAAAACAAGGCTATATTTCAGGTGCTAATGGGAGCAAGCCACGTGAAGTTCTCATAACAGAAACGGATCTAGAGGCTATGCAGGCAAGTTCAACCAATTAA